DNA from Nocardioides seonyuensis:
TCCTGACGGCCAGGAGTCGGGGGCAGGAGATCCGTGACGGGCGGCACCAACGTACGACGCGCGACCCAGGCGCGGCACGACGCGATGGTCGCTCTCGTCCGCGAGGGCGAGGCCAGTGTCGACGTGCTCTCCGAACGGCTCGGCGTCTCCGCCTCCACGGTCCGACGTGACCTCGCGACGCTGCAGCGGGACGGCAGGCTCGCCAGGACGTACGGCGGCGCCCTCGCGCGCGAGGTCTTCCACGAGCGCTCCTTCTCCGAGAGTGAGCAGCTCAACCTCGAGGCGAAGTCCTCGATCGCCGCGGTGGCCGTCGACCTGGTGCCGGCGGAGGGCATCGTCTTCATCGACTCCGGCACGACCTGCCTCGCGCTGGCGCGGCTGCTCGTGGCGCGCGGGCCGCTGACCGTGGTGACGCGGGGCCTGGAGTCGGCACTCCTCCTGGCCCGGGCCGACGACATCGACGTGGTGCTGCTGGGCGGTCGGGTCCAGCCGCTCAGTCACGGGGTGATCGGGCCGCTGGCTGCGCTGGCGCTGGACCGCTACCGCTTCGACGTGGCCTTCATGGGTGCCGACGCGATCGACCCCGCGCGGGGGCTGGGGGAGCCGACGGTCGACGAGACCTGGATCAAGGAGCGCGCGTCGGCAGTGGCCGACAGGGTGGTCGTCCTCGCCGATGCCTCCAAGCTCGATCAGCAGGCGCCTGCCTGGGTCGCGATGGGTCCGTCCTGGACGCTGGTGATGGACGCGGCAGCTCCCGCGGAGGATCTCGACGCGCTGCGCGACCAGGGAGTCCAGGTCCTCGTCACGTGAGAGGGCCTACACGTGACGGGGCAGGTGCTCTGCCGCAAGCCGTTCGAGGTAGAACGCTGCGTCGCGCATGCTCGCCTCGGGCGTTGGCGCCAGGTCACTGATCGCGTAGGCGGCCTCGATGCCTGCCCTCTCGAGCTCTCGGGCAGCGAGCTCATTGACCCCACAGACCGCCACCACCCGGGCTCCTGCCTCGCGAGCGAGGCGGGTCACGCCGATCGGCGCCTTTCCGCGCAACGACTGTGCGTCCAAGGTGCCCTCCCCGACGACGACCAGCTCGACCCCCTCGAGGTGGCGCTGGAAGTCGAGCAGGTCGAGGACGAGCTGGATGCCAGGTCGCAGGACACCTCCCAACGCGGCGACCACCGCGAAGCCGACCCCGCCGGCGGCACCAGCACCCGCGGAGTCACGCAGGTCCTTCCCCGTCTCGTCCGCCAGAAGGTCGGCGAAGTGGGCCAGGTTGGCGTCGAGAACCGTCACCTGGCCGCCGGACGCGCCCTTCTGCGGCCCGTAGGTGACGGCAGCTCCGTGGGGCCCGGTGAGCGGGTTGTCGACGTCGCAGGCGACGACCAGCTCGACCTCCCGCACTCGCGGGTGGAGCGTGCTCAGGTCGAGCGCAGCCAGGTCCCCCAACGCCCCGCCGCCGTGGCCGACGTCCTCACCCTGGCGGTCGCGCAGTCGCGCGCCGAGCGCCTGCAGCAGACCGGCCCCGCCGTCGGTGCACGCACTGCCGCCGATGCCCAGCACGAGGCGTCGTACGCCGGCGTCCAGGGCGGCCGCGACCAGTTCGCCGGTCCCGCGGCTGGTCGCTGTCATCGGCGCGAGCTCCTGACCGGGCAATCTCGCCAGCCCAGAGACGTCCGCCATCTCCACGATGGCAGTGTCATCAAGACGACCCCAAGCGGTGTCCACCTGCTCACCCGTCGGGCCGGTCGCGCGGGCGGGTACCCGCTCGTAGCCTGCGGCGACCGCTGCGTCGAGGGTCCCCTCACCGCCGTCCGCCACAGGCAGGCAACGCACCTCGACATCCTGCCGCGGAGGTGCCGCCGCGTTGAGTCCGCGTCGGAGGGCGCGGGCCACCTCCGTCGCGGTCAGCGACCCCTTGAACTTGTCCGGCGCGACGAGGACTCGGGTCATGGCGCCATCCAAGCAGGAGGAGGGTCATCCCAGCCGTCGACAATCCCGCGGAAGTAGGGTGCGGCGCGTGGAGCAGCCCGTCCCCCTCACCGAGCGCGAGATCACCCAGCGCGTCCCACTGACCAACCCGGACGGACGCCTCAACCGCGACGCCGTCGGCTGGACGCGCACCCCGCTGATCACCACCGACGGCATCGGCCGCGGTCGCATGGGCCGTGGTCGTGTCGGACGTGGCCGCAACAAGCGCTGGGAGTACTGGGGCGTCATCACACCCACCCACGTCGTCGCGCTGGTCCTCTCCGACATCGACTACGCGGCCGTGCACGGCATCTGGGTGCTCGACCGTCGGACCGGTGAGGAGGTCTCGCACGACGCGATAGGGATCGGGGGTCGCAGCGCCACCCTGCCCGGCACTCTCGGCGCCGGACCCTCCCGGGCCCGCACCCGGAAGGTCCGCATCGATCTCGACGAGATCGACGGCGGCACCCGCCTCCGTGCCGAGGGCGAGCGCGTACGCGTCGACATCACCGCGCACCGCCCGCCCGGGCACGAGAGCCTCGGGGTCGTCGTACCGTGGACGGACCGGCTCTTCCAGTACACCGTCAAGGACGTGGCGCGGCCGGCCGCGGGCGCACTCTGGGTCGACGGTGTCGAGTACGACGTCCCGGCCGACGAGTCGTGGGCGGTGCTCGACCACGGGCGCGGCCGATGGCCCTACTCGATGCACTGGAACTGGGGCGCCGGGTCCGGTCGCACCGACAGGCGCGTCGTCGGCATCCAGGTCGGCGGCAAGTGGACCGACGGCACCGGCACCTGTGAGAACTCGCTGCTCGTCGACGGGCGGCTCACCAAGATCAGCGAGGAGCTGGTCTGGCGCTACGACACCGACGACTGGATGGCTCCGTGGCGGGTGTACGGCGACGCGGTCGACCTGACCTTCACGCCGTTCCACCTCAAGCGCTCGGTCACCGACCTCAAGGTGTTCTCCTCGCGCACCCACCAGTGCTTCGGCCACTGGTCAGGGCGCGTGCGCGACGAGTCGGGGGAGTGGGTGCACCTCGCCGACCTGGTCGGGTGGGCCGAGGACGTGCGCAACCGCTGGTGAGGGGTACCGCGCAGGCATGGACACACGGCGCGTGCTGGACGGCCTCGAGGCAGTGACCCCGTGGCAAGAGGAGCTCTACGCCCACCTGCACCAGAACCCCGAGCTGTCCATGCAGGAGAAGGAGACCGCAGCAGAGGTCAGCCGCCGCCTGGAGTCCTTCGGGTACGACGTCCAGCAGATCGGCGGGGTCGTCGGCGTGCTCGCCAACGGGGAGGGACCCACCGTCCTCTTCCGCGCCGACATGGACGCGCTGCCCGTCAAGGAGGCGACCGGCCTGCCCTACGCCTCGACGAGGACGGCCGTCGATCCCCAGGGCGTCACCGTGCCGGTCATGCACGCGTGCGGCCACGACCTCCACGTCGTGGCGGCCCTCGGGGCCGCCAGCCTCCTGGCAGGTCATCGGGACGCCTGGTCCGGGACCTACGTCGCGCTCTTCCAGCCGGCCGAGGAGACGGCGGCAGGCGCCCGGTCGATGGTCGATGACGGACTGGTCGAGAAGATCCCGAAGCCTGACGTGGCCCTCGCCCAGCACGTCATGGCAGTCCCGGCGGCAGGAG
Protein-coding regions in this window:
- a CDS encoding DeoR/GlpR family DNA-binding transcription regulator: MTGGTNVRRATQARHDAMVALVREGEASVDVLSERLGVSASTVRRDLATLQRDGRLARTYGGALAREVFHERSFSESEQLNLEAKSSIAAVAVDLVPAEGIVFIDSGTTCLALARLLVARGPLTVVTRGLESALLLARADDIDVVLLGGRVQPLSHGVIGPLAALALDRYRFDVAFMGADAIDPARGLGEPTVDETWIKERASAVADRVVVLADASKLDQQAPAWVAMGPSWTLVMDAAAPAEDLDALRDQGVQVLVT
- a CDS encoding glycerate kinase, encoding MTRVLVAPDKFKGSLTATEVARALRRGLNAAAPPRQDVEVRCLPVADGGEGTLDAAVAAGYERVPARATGPTGEQVDTAWGRLDDTAIVEMADVSGLARLPGQELAPMTATSRGTGELVAAALDAGVRRLVLGIGGSACTDGGAGLLQALGARLRDRQGEDVGHGGGALGDLAALDLSTLHPRVREVELVVACDVDNPLTGPHGAAVTYGPQKGASGGQVTVLDANLAHFADLLADETGKDLRDSAGAGAAGGVGFAVVAALGGVLRPGIQLVLDLLDFQRHLEGVELVVVGEGTLDAQSLRGKAPIGVTRLAREAGARVVAVCGVNELAARELERAGIEAAYAISDLAPTPEASMRDAAFYLERLAAEHLPRHV
- a CDS encoding DUF2804 domain-containing protein, giving the protein MEQPVPLTEREITQRVPLTNPDGRLNRDAVGWTRTPLITTDGIGRGRMGRGRVGRGRNKRWEYWGVITPTHVVALVLSDIDYAAVHGIWVLDRRTGEEVSHDAIGIGGRSATLPGTLGAGPSRARTRKVRIDLDEIDGGTRLRAEGERVRVDITAHRPPGHESLGVVVPWTDRLFQYTVKDVARPAAGALWVDGVEYDVPADESWAVLDHGRGRWPYSMHWNWGAGSGRTDRRVVGIQVGGKWTDGTGTCENSLLVDGRLTKISEELVWRYDTDDWMAPWRVYGDAVDLTFTPFHLKRSVTDLKVFSSRTHQCFGHWSGRVRDESGEWVHLADLVGWAEDVRNRW